One segment of Treponema pectinovorum DNA contains the following:
- a CDS encoding 4Fe-4S dicluster domain-containing protein — MVSVHNYLSEDAGLIQENSKAFLPPIALVPLKKNDSSDFEILVKGNEIVKEGQVIARSLETAIHASIPGKVLDIIETDFSDGSRGLAAKIKLEGAFSFTGKKNKVFDWKNLDQKTLLYIFSEKGVYNTFSKLTCLSSQIKKIEAKASRLLIVRLYSDDPSRLTEGLVSKFYFEMVKQGSFIIAKAMSANGILFVADTNDKDKDFSYSDSNIPYEKIFIDSTAYPNGFMHEIIQATKKTCKDSPFNKISTEDLYIDCLTALNAFNAVCFNEPVISSKVHLSGDCLNTAGFFDVKIGTTLKDLVAQAGGFKRPLSKIVINGILLGLSVSNLNIPVSKEVKSVAFIPKENLPDQIEQVCVRCGECLKICPLSLFPESLYRSYIHKESYENNLALIRQTAALCTECALCNSVCPSRIPLSQIIAKLKTEKTYEK, encoded by the coding sequence ATGGTTTCGGTTCATAATTATCTTTCGGAAGACGCAGGCTTAATCCAAGAAAACTCAAAGGCTTTTCTTCCTCCGATTGCTTTAGTTCCTCTTAAAAAAAACGATTCTAGTGACTTTGAAATTCTCGTAAAGGGAAACGAAATCGTAAAAGAAGGACAGGTGATTGCACGTTCTTTAGAAACTGCCATTCATGCTTCAATTCCAGGAAAAGTTTTGGATATTATTGAAACCGATTTTTCAGACGGTTCTCGTGGACTTGCAGCAAAGATAAAACTTGAAGGTGCCTTTTCTTTTACTGGTAAAAAAAATAAGGTTTTTGACTGGAAAAATTTAGATCAAAAAACTCTGCTTTATATTTTTTCGGAAAAAGGTGTTTACAATACTTTTTCTAAATTAACTTGTCTTTCTTCGCAGATAAAAAAAATTGAAGCAAAAGCCAGCCGCTTGTTAATCGTAAGGCTCTATTCAGATGACCCAAGCAGATTGACAGAAGGTTTAGTGAGCAAATTTTATTTTGAAATGGTCAAGCAAGGTTCCTTTATAATTGCAAAGGCAATGTCTGCAAATGGAATTTTATTTGTTGCAGATACAAATGATAAAGACAAGGATTTTTCGTATTCAGATAGCAATATTCCTTATGAAAAAATATTTATAGATTCAACAGCTTATCCTAACGGTTTTATGCATGAGATAATTCAAGCGACAAAAAAAACTTGTAAGGATTCGCCTTTCAATAAAATCTCTACAGAAGATCTTTATATAGATTGCCTTACCGCTTTAAATGCTTTCAATGCAGTTTGTTTTAACGAGCCAGTAATAAGTTCTAAAGTTCACTTGAGTGGAGATTGTTTAAATACTGCAGGCTTTTTTGATGTAAAGATTGGAACTACCTTGAAGGATTTGGTTGCTCAAGCAGGAGGTTTTAAAAGGCCTCTTTCTAAAATCGTAATAAACGGAATTCTTTTGGGACTTTCTGTATCTAACTTGAATATTCCAGTTTCAAAAGAAGTAAAATCTGTTGCGTTTATTCCAAAAGAAAATCTTCCTGACCAAATTGAACAGGTTTGTGTGCGTTGCGGTGAATGTTTAAAAATCTGCCCTTTATCGCTTTTCCCAGAAAGCCTTTACAGAAGTTATATTCACAAGGAAAGTTACGAAAATAATCTCGCTTTGATACGACAAACCGCAGCCCTTTGTACAGAATGCGCTCTTTGCAATTCTGTTTGCCCTTCAAGAATTCCTTTGAGCCAGATAATAGCAAAATTAAAAACGGAAAAAACTTATGAAAAATAA
- a CDS encoding RluA family pseudouridine synthase, translating into MDFVNFTAGKDDDNRRLDVLVRKFLKEESLAQLYKSIRNGFIKVNGQKKEGKYRVLEGDNISFASFLIKNQNTKEVEKHADAKDFPTLDKKIIILRTDDFLFLNKPYDIPVQKANKNDLSLDSLVENERKITEEAKSLAFKTGPLHRLDRLTTGLIAFSQSLQGARWFSAVIKNCLAKKTYFALVQGKMSKEYFWQDRISRQKITDKGFHTVSVNSKIDEGRISYTKAKPLGTGSYKGLDVTLVKFEILTGRTHQIRATSSSHGYPLLDDTAYGAKKIDSRQKLYLHSYSLDLPKNDFALPETIIAPLNEEFLKMMELSLINWNGKL; encoded by the coding sequence ATGGACTTTGTTAATTTTACAGCAGGTAAAGACGATGACAACAGACGGCTCGACGTCCTTGTAAGAAAATTTCTTAAAGAAGAAAGCCTCGCTCAACTTTACAAGTCCATCCGAAACGGTTTTATAAAGGTCAATGGTCAAAAAAAAGAAGGTAAATACAGAGTTTTAGAAGGCGATAATATTTCATTCGCTTCTTTTTTAATCAAAAATCAAAATACAAAAGAAGTTGAAAAACATGCAGACGCTAAAGATTTTCCGACTTTAGACAAAAAAATCATAATTTTGCGGACGGATGATTTTCTGTTTTTGAATAAGCCTTACGATATTCCTGTTCAAAAAGCAAATAAAAACGACTTAAGCCTTGATTCATTAGTCGAGAACGAAAGAAAAATTACAGAGGAGGCAAAAAGTCTCGCTTTTAAAACTGGACCTCTTCATCGTTTAGACCGCCTTACGACAGGACTCATAGCGTTTAGCCAGAGTTTGCAGGGGGCAAGATGGTTTTCGGCTGTCATAAAAAATTGCCTTGCAAAAAAAACTTATTTCGCGCTTGTTCAAGGCAAGATGAGCAAAGAATATTTTTGGCAAGATAGAATTAGCAGGCAGAAAATAACAGATAAAGGCTTTCATACTGTAAGCGTAAATTCAAAAATTGATGAAGGAAGAATAAGTTATACAAAAGCAAAGCCACTGGGAACTGGCTCATATAAAGGTCTGGATGTAACCCTCGTAAAATTTGAAATTTTAACTGGACGCACACATCAAATAAGGGCAACAAGTTCGAGCCACGGCTACCCTCTTCTTGACGACACCGCTTATGGAGCGAAAAAAATAGATTCAAGACAAAAATTATACCTTCATTCATACAGCTTAGATTTACCAAAAAACGATTTTGCCCTTCCAGAAACTATAATTGCTCCATTGAACGAAGAATTTTTAAAAATGATGGAACTTTCTTTGATAAATTGGAACGGTAAATTATAA
- a CDS encoding divergent PAP2 family protein, protein MVKGFWEQLTILLYSPTFLACIFSWFFAQFLKTLIKLFAGQVHSIKEIAELLVWRTGGMPSSHSALVACLCTCIGITSGIDSDIFVLSFCFFMITIRDAVGVRRANGIQAKMINRIGNLLKDQGLVQEYKNLKEVQGHSPMEVIVGSILGAFVGAGFLLL, encoded by the coding sequence ATGGTAAAAGGTTTTTGGGAACAACTTACGATTCTGCTTTATTCACCTACTTTTTTGGCTTGCATTTTCAGTTGGTTTTTTGCGCAGTTTTTAAAAACTTTGATAAAATTATTTGCAGGACAAGTCCACAGCATAAAAGAAATTGCAGAACTTTTAGTTTGGCGAACTGGAGGAATGCCTTCTAGCCACAGCGCTTTAGTTGCCTGCCTTTGCACTTGCATAGGAATAACATCCGGAATAGATTCTGACATATTTGTACTTTCGTTCTGCTTTTTTATGATTACGATAAGGGATGCTGTTGGAGTAAGAAGGGCAAACGGCATTCAAGCAAAGATGATAAACAGAATTGGTAACCTGTTAAAAGATCAGGGGTTGGTTCAGGAATACAAAAATTTAAAAGAAGTTCAGGGGCACAGCCCAATGGAAGTTATTGTCGGAAGTATTTTGGGTGCATTTGTAGGAGCGGGTTTTTTACTCCTTTAG
- a CDS encoding alpha-amylase/4-alpha-glucanotransferase domain-containing protein: protein MKTLNICFSLTVNSTVLSEFSAQDKLYEKVLKNIISYLYKNPSSKMSFSFSGLQLEWLENKHPEFLTLLKQLLARKQIELLGGGYYNPVFPLLFPIDRTGQIELLTSELRRLTGKRPRGMSVLSSVWDNCLVPCFQNCGMEWVELDSSLISHQNERYLPIIVSENGKSVKILPSYRNLEQVIEKNISPEAYINSLLKQIEKSTKDDFHCAYTDDRIISVNTEPETMEKLLRSDWIFEFFEAAKGDFPKNVNLCLPAEFIRKSKEFVRSYIPSGVRADIAKWALKPYEPEEKNNTPLTIHNFLQTYQRCGALYNRILYISMLIGNSHGDKARKNSARASLWKAQEGEALICSPDGIFANNAMRQDAYRNLTEAEKYIREASPFKESVTSYDYNLDGREEYVCSMEKYTACITPRGGEINELDIIHNTGNYADNLSRIEKFDGVTDFYERGLFVEHLFDKDEFAEYKKGLPTGCGIFSRVLFEQTEFSSSRKEIKLKGQGNYSNLDLPVSLRKKYLMNSSGFTVQYILKNEGPIAFKGAFVVESNFAQTDFTTAQTNSYRVDLVSSGESITFDRISNQQSQKAISYMRVTDSSNDISFVYEPNEESGITCGPMYFRRPQVNSYLSQISGTTFVASLFWNVDLAAGMEMEKTINFTIITPKKSRGKKKQ, encoded by the coding sequence GTGAAAACCCTAAACATCTGTTTTTCGTTAACTGTTAATTCAACAGTTCTTTCTGAATTTTCTGCTCAAGACAAACTTTATGAAAAAGTATTAAAAAATATAATATCTTATCTGTATAAAAATCCTTCAAGCAAGATGAGTTTTTCTTTTTCAGGACTCCAACTTGAATGGCTTGAAAATAAGCATCCAGAATTTCTAACGCTTTTAAAGCAGCTTTTAGCACGCAAACAGATTGAACTTTTAGGTGGGGGATATTACAATCCGGTTTTTCCTTTGCTCTTTCCTATAGATAGAACAGGCCAGATAGAACTTTTAACAAGTGAATTGAGGCGATTGACAGGTAAAAGACCAAGAGGAATGTCTGTATTGAGTTCTGTATGGGATAATTGTCTGGTGCCTTGTTTCCAAAACTGCGGAATGGAGTGGGTTGAACTCGACAGTTCACTTATTTCGCATCAAAATGAGCGCTATCTTCCAATAATCGTAAGTGAAAATGGAAAATCCGTGAAAATTTTACCTTCCTATAGAAATCTTGAGCAAGTTATAGAAAAAAATATTTCTCCAGAAGCTTATATAAACTCACTCTTAAAACAAATAGAAAAATCGACAAAAGATGATTTTCACTGTGCATACACAGACGACAGGATAATTTCTGTAAATACAGAACCAGAAACTATGGAAAAACTTTTGAGATCTGACTGGATTTTTGAATTTTTTGAAGCGGCAAAAGGTGATTTTCCTAAGAATGTGAATCTCTGCCTTCCTGCAGAATTCATAAGAAAATCAAAAGAATTTGTTCGCTCTTACATACCTTCTGGCGTTAGAGCGGATATTGCAAAATGGGCTTTAAAACCGTACGAACCAGAAGAAAAAAATAATACACCACTTACAATCCACAATTTTTTGCAAACCTACCAAAGATGTGGCGCTCTTTATAACCGCATTCTCTATATTTCTATGCTGATAGGGAATAGTCATGGAGATAAGGCAAGGAAAAATTCTGCAAGGGCTTCTTTGTGGAAGGCTCAAGAAGGAGAAGCATTAATATGCTCTCCCGATGGAATTTTTGCAAACAACGCTATGAGGCAGGACGCTTATAGAAACCTAACAGAAGCGGAAAAATACATTCGCGAAGCTTCACCTTTTAAAGAATCTGTAACTTCTTATGACTACAATTTAGACGGACGCGAAGAATATGTTTGTTCTATGGAAAAATATACAGCCTGCATAACTCCGCGAGGTGGCGAGATAAATGAACTTGATATAATCCACAATACTGGAAATTATGCAGACAATTTAAGCAGAATAGAAAAATTTGACGGTGTTACAGATTTTTATGAGAGAGGCCTTTTTGTAGAGCATCTATTTGATAAAGACGAATTTGCAGAATATAAAAAAGGTTTGCCAACAGGCTGCGGAATTTTTTCGAGAGTTTTATTTGAACAAACAGAATTTTCAAGTTCGAGAAAAGAGATAAAACTCAAAGGGCAGGGAAACTATTCAAATTTGGATTTACCAGTTAGCCTCAGAAAAAAATATTTGATGAATTCAAGCGGCTTTACCGTTCAATATATTTTAAAAAATGAAGGGCCAATAGCGTTTAAAGGAGCCTTTGTCGTAGAATCAAACTTTGCTCAGACAGATTTTACAACAGCTCAGACAAATTCTTACAGAGTAGATCTTGTAAGTAGCGGCGAAAGCATAACTTTTGACAGGATTTCAAATCAGCAAAGTCAAAAAGCCATCTCTTATATGAGAGTTACAGACAGTTCAAACGATATATCTTTTGTTTACGAGCCAAACGAAGAATCTGGCATAACTTGCGGCCCTATGTATTTTAGAAGACCACAAGTTAATTCATATCTATCACAAATTAGCGGAACAACTTTTGTCGCATCTCTTTTTTGGAACGTAGATCTTGCCGCAGGAATGGAGATGGAAAAAACAATAAATTTCACGATAATAACTCCTAAAAAATCACGTGGAAAGAAAAAACAATAA
- a CDS encoding RnfABCDGE type electron transport complex subunit D — MKNKIEITSRPYKYLSFSVKTNSIVILSFLTLQVLLLLFTRSWANLILIFSTTFATCAVELIEFFNRDKKNCYNFINAAIQGILTGLFLPSTFPFYAAFFATFFVFFSCRFFIAGYADNWINLPALTVALCWILGETLFPSFELSSEILFSKNPSLFLIQNGTFPMIDADPKITSFFNKTVFSLFGVSIPDGYISLFWDTHSTIAAFRFNFITLISSLILFSFDVIKILIPGIFVLTYAILIYFILPLFYASPTHGDLFLAFCTSGFLMACLFLLQMAGTTPMTNLGKSLYAVIAGICAFLIVGAGTSPSGIVFTILFMNAVSPLIQYAEYFFEIKRVKKQLQENSAQLKDGNNA, encoded by the coding sequence ATGAAAAATAAAATTGAAATAACTTCTCGCCCATATAAATATCTATCTTTTTCTGTAAAAACTAATTCGATAGTTATACTTTCCTTTTTGACTTTGCAAGTTCTCCTTCTTTTGTTCACAAGGAGCTGGGCAAATCTTATCCTTATTTTTTCTACAACTTTTGCAACTTGTGCAGTAGAATTAATCGAATTTTTTAATCGGGATAAAAAAAATTGCTACAATTTTATTAACGCAGCGATTCAGGGTATTTTAACTGGTCTTTTTTTGCCGTCGACTTTTCCTTTTTATGCAGCATTTTTTGCGACATTTTTTGTGTTTTTTTCCTGTAGATTTTTTATTGCAGGATATGCGGATAACTGGATAAATCTTCCAGCTCTCACAGTTGCGCTGTGTTGGATTTTGGGTGAAACACTTTTTCCATCTTTTGAGCTTTCATCGGAAATCCTTTTTTCAAAAAATCCTTCATTGTTTTTAATTCAAAATGGGACTTTCCCAATGATTGATGCAGATCCAAAAATAACTTCTTTTTTTAATAAAACTGTTTTTTCTTTGTTTGGCGTTTCAATTCCAGACGGTTATATATCTCTATTTTGGGACACGCACAGCACGATTGCAGCTTTTAGATTTAATTTTATAACTTTGATTTCTTCTTTAATCCTTTTTTCTTTTGATGTTATAAAAATTTTGATTCCAGGAATTTTTGTTTTAACTTACGCAATTTTAATTTATTTCATCTTGCCATTATTTTATGCTTCGCCAACACATGGAGATCTTTTTTTAGCGTTTTGCACGAGTGGATTTTTAATGGCCTGCCTTTTTTTGTTACAGATGGCAGGAACAACACCTATGACAAATTTAGGCAAATCTTTGTACGCTGTAATTGCAGGAATTTGTGCTTTTTTGATAGTTGGGGCAGGAACCTCGCCTTCGGGAATTGTTTTTACAATACTTTTTATGAATGCGGTAAGTCCACTCATTCAATATGCAGAATATTTTTTTGAAATTAAAAGAGTAAAAAAACAACTGCAAGAAAATTCGGCTCAATTAAAGGACGGAAACAATGCTTAG
- a CDS encoding HAD hydrolase-like protein: MVNKMSTEVYIFDCDGVIINSGDDIADCVNHTLKNFGYWTVPTKTLISFVGDGTKKLLLRALDFSTKGKFNINLDYDAKKFEEILEFYQNYYYEHPVVKTYLYVGIKDLLFKLKEKGKKTALLTNKPAKIANQILKHFEILDLFDFVTGPDTLNEDGKKIKLKPESEGLIFTLNLINKKYCTTYKNENCIMIGDSAQDIQAGKNFGCKTVACRSGLGDTKRLLAENPDFSFSVAAELERFIDFLSKDSISNLKEQAMHSEVPIIEDEGSNFICTYIKENSVKSILELGTAIGYSSIKFAKLSPDIKVTTIEIDKERFDTACKNFKSSGVKEQITAVFADALEYDTQEKFDLIFIDAAKAQYIKFFEKYKKNLSEKGVFISDNLSFHGMVEDLSLTRNYSTVKLVKKIRKYIDFLKNNAEFSTEFFKIGDGIALSKKNQ; this comes from the coding sequence TTGGTTAACAAGATGTCTACAGAAGTTTATATATTCGACTGCGACGGAGTGATTATAAACTCTGGGGACGACATTGCAGACTGTGTTAATCACACTTTAAAAAACTTTGGTTATTGGACAGTTCCAACAAAGACGCTGATATCTTTTGTTGGCGATGGAACTAAAAAACTTCTGCTCAGAGCCTTAGATTTTTCTACAAAGGGAAAGTTCAATATCAATTTAGATTACGATGCGAAAAAGTTTGAAGAGATTCTTGAATTCTATCAAAATTACTATTATGAGCATCCTGTTGTAAAAACTTATCTCTATGTTGGCATAAAAGATTTGCTTTTTAAATTAAAGGAGAAAGGGAAAAAAACAGCTCTGCTTACGAACAAGCCTGCAAAAATTGCAAATCAGATTTTAAAACATTTTGAAATTTTGGATTTATTTGATTTTGTAACAGGCCCTGACACCTTAAACGAAGATGGTAAAAAAATAAAACTAAAACCCGAAAGCGAAGGGCTTATATTCACTTTAAATCTGATAAATAAAAAGTATTGTACAACATATAAAAACGAAAATTGTATAATGATTGGCGATAGTGCGCAGGATATACAAGCAGGAAAAAACTTTGGCTGCAAAACAGTCGCTTGCAGAAGTGGACTTGGAGATACAAAAAGACTGCTCGCAGAAAATCCAGATTTTTCTTTTTCTGTTGCAGCAGAACTCGAACGATTTATCGATTTTCTTTCAAAAGATTCTATTTCAAATCTAAAAGAACAGGCGATGCACAGCGAAGTTCCTATAATCGAAGACGAGGGAAGTAACTTCATTTGTACTTATATAAAAGAGAATTCTGTAAAATCAATTTTAGAGTTGGGAACGGCGATTGGCTATTCATCGATAAAATTTGCAAAACTTTCTCCAGATATAAAGGTTACGACAATAGAAATCGACAAAGAAAGGTTTGACACCGCTTGTAAAAATTTTAAATCGAGCGGAGTAAAAGAGCAGATTACCGCAGTTTTTGCAGATGCCTTAGAATATGATACACAAGAAAAATTCGACTTAATCTTTATAGATGCTGCAAAAGCACAATACATAAAATTTTTTGAAAAATATAAAAAAAATCTGAGCGAAAAAGGCGTTTTTATAAGCGATAATCTTTCTTTTCATGGAATGGTAGAAGATTTAAGCCTTACGAGAAATTACAGCACAGTAAAACTCGTAAAAAAAATACGAAAATACATCGACTTTCTAAAAAATAATGCTGAATTTTCAACTGAGTTTTTTAAGATAGGAGATGGAATCGCTTTAAGCAAGAAAAACCAATAA
- the pcnB gene encoding polynucleotide adenylyltransferase PcnB has translation MLYRYSKNRSGHPVKKAIIYTKNEHKIPVEKIDSDCLKVVSHLKDCGFDTYIVGGAVRDLLVGKEPKDFDIVTSATPSKIKKLFRNSRIIGKRFRLVHVFFDEKIFEVSTFRSTVAGSVGNSFGSIEEDVQRRDFTLNSLYYDPIKEQVIDYVGGVQDIKNRVLKPVIPLNRIFEEDPVRMLRAVKYSATCGCKMGFFLKQKIRKSAHLLLPVSPSRLTEEMLKILNSGHAYDIISSCLETDLYMYLQPNATNLMYESKKFERSYMQNLLQMDNLVQNDKTVRLGQKLTYLIGDFINTLTDWKKEVSAKTATGELYLKTWTQVRNFVLPINPQRTELEYAIRVSLKNLGVGIKIPKNAFTNKRERTKTVKSREQL, from the coding sequence GTGTTATACAGATATTCTAAAAACAGAAGTGGTCACCCTGTTAAAAAGGCCATAATTTACACCAAAAACGAACATAAAATTCCCGTAGAAAAGATAGATTCAGATTGCTTAAAAGTTGTAAGCCATTTAAAAGACTGTGGTTTTGACACTTACATAGTTGGTGGAGCAGTAAGGGATTTACTCGTAGGTAAAGAACCAAAAGATTTTGACATAGTAACAAGTGCTACTCCAAGCAAGATAAAAAAACTTTTCAGAAATTCAAGGATAATCGGTAAGCGCTTTAGGCTTGTGCATGTTTTTTTTGATGAGAAGATTTTTGAAGTTTCAACCTTTCGCTCAACAGTTGCAGGCAGCGTTGGAAACAGTTTTGGCTCGATAGAAGAAGATGTACAAAGACGCGATTTTACGCTTAATTCCCTTTATTACGATCCTATAAAAGAACAGGTTATAGATTATGTGGGTGGAGTTCAGGATATAAAAAATCGTGTTTTAAAACCTGTGATTCCTTTGAACCGTATTTTTGAAGAAGACCCAGTAAGAATGTTGCGTGCTGTAAAATATAGTGCAACCTGCGGATGTAAGATGGGATTTTTCCTAAAGCAAAAAATCAGAAAAAGCGCGCATCTTTTATTGCCAGTAAGTCCTAGCAGATTAACAGAAGAAATGTTAAAGATTTTAAATTCTGGCCACGCTTATGACATAATTTCGTCCTGTCTAGAAACTGACCTTTACATGTATCTTCAACCAAATGCGACAAATTTGATGTATGAATCCAAAAAATTTGAACGTTCATATATGCAAAATCTTCTGCAAATGGATAATCTCGTTCAAAACGATAAAACTGTCCGACTTGGACAAAAGTTGACCTATCTTATAGGTGATTTTATCAACACGCTTACGGACTGGAAAAAAGAAGTTTCTGCAAAGACTGCCACTGGAGAACTGTATTTAAAAACCTGGACACAGGTTAGAAATTTTGTTTTGCCTATAAATCCTCAACGCACAGAACTTGAATATGCGATTCGAGTCAGCTTAAAAAATCTTGGAGTAGGAATAAAGATTCCAAAAAACGCCTTTACAAATAAGCGAGAACGCACAAAAACTGTAAAAAGCCGCGAACAACTCTAA
- the metG gene encoding methionine--tRNA ligase — protein sequence MENIKLNRKLITSALPYVNNIPHLGNLIQMLSADVFARFCRERGYETMYICGTDEYGTATETKALKENKTPRELCDYYYAIHKDIYEWFNIAFDKFGRTSNEECTEITQSIFNDLDKNGFITEHTTEQLYCPNCKMFLADRYVDGTCPKCGATDARGDQCDTCGSLLDPTQLLAPRCHTCGSTPEVKKTKHLYIDLPSIAPKLEEWMEKASKEGRWSENAIRMTKAWIRDGLNERAITRDLKWGIKVPKQGYEEKVFYVWFNAPIGYISITKQLENELKAAGKTSFDWKKWWLPSESSEKFDTKVDLFQFIGKDNIPFHTVVFPCSMIGTGKDYTKLFHMSSTEFLNYEDGKFSKSKGIGVFGSDAKESGIPADAWRFYIYYNRPENQDYQFTWKDFQEKYNKELIGNLGNLVNRTLLFINKNYEGKIPLGQKDEKLWKVVLEKEKKVTEFLEWAELKSALHTIMEISDLCNKAFQAAEPWKTIKENKKIADDVLFNLAYIIKDLMIMIQPFLPQYSQVIAGYFGKKIYTSTFANPGASDALVWADLGKTEGLDKISETSVYFTPLDNKTVDSFKAKFAGNQTERKEGKKEKKTKQQEPAFLPVVEQASYFNSKIELTVAKIVDVKPNPEGEKLYIETLDDGSGSPRTIQSGLRMYLKEEDLLGKNVVIVSNLAPRTMRGVESRGMLLAGDYKQGDKDCVEVLDVFWAKPGTKIVLEGETPCAEKKEEISGDDFFKVEIKAVDGFVQLAGKKLLADGKEIKTLKALNSQIG from the coding sequence ATGGAAAATATAAAATTAAACCGAAAACTCATAACATCAGCACTGCCTTATGTAAATAATATCCCTCATCTTGGCAATTTAATTCAGATGCTTTCTGCTGATGTTTTTGCACGTTTTTGTCGCGAACGCGGATATGAAACTATGTATATCTGTGGCACAGACGAATACGGAACTGCTACCGAAACTAAAGCACTAAAAGAAAACAAGACTCCAAGAGAACTTTGCGATTATTATTACGCAATACACAAAGATATATACGAATGGTTCAATATCGCTTTTGACAAATTTGGAAGAACTTCAAACGAAGAATGTACAGAAATAACTCAATCGATTTTTAACGATTTGGACAAAAACGGGTTTATAACAGAACATACAACAGAGCAGCTTTACTGCCCAAACTGTAAGATGTTTCTTGCAGACAGATATGTTGATGGAACTTGCCCCAAATGTGGAGCAACCGATGCTAGAGGCGACCAATGCGATACCTGTGGATCGCTTTTAGACCCAACGCAACTTTTAGCACCTAGATGTCATACCTGCGGTTCAACTCCAGAAGTAAAAAAGACAAAACATCTTTACATCGATTTACCTTCTATCGCACCGAAACTTGAAGAATGGATGGAAAAGGCGAGTAAAGAAGGAAGATGGTCTGAAAACGCGATAAGGATGACAAAGGCCTGGATTCGCGACGGACTTAACGAAAGGGCAATAACGAGAGACTTAAAATGGGGAATAAAAGTTCCAAAACAAGGTTATGAAGAAAAAGTTTTCTATGTTTGGTTCAATGCTCCTATAGGTTATATTTCTATAACAAAACAGCTGGAAAATGAATTAAAAGCAGCTGGAAAAACTTCATTCGACTGGAAAAAGTGGTGGCTTCCTTCGGAAAGCAGCGAAAAATTCGACACAAAAGTTGATTTATTTCAATTCATAGGGAAAGACAACATTCCTTTCCACACGGTTGTATTTCCTTGTTCAATGATTGGAACAGGCAAAGATTACACGAAACTTTTTCATATGTCTTCCACAGAATTCTTAAATTACGAAGATGGAAAATTTTCAAAATCAAAGGGAATTGGAGTTTTTGGCTCAGACGCAAAAGAATCTGGAATTCCTGCTGATGCCTGGAGATTTTACATATATTATAACCGACCAGAAAATCAGGATTATCAGTTTACATGGAAGGATTTTCAAGAAAAATACAACAAAGAATTGATTGGTAATCTTGGAAATTTGGTGAATAGAACTCTCCTTTTCATCAATAAAAATTACGAAGGAAAAATTCCTCTCGGACAAAAAGATGAAAAACTTTGGAAGGTGGTTCTAGAAAAAGAAAAGAAAGTTACAGAATTTTTAGAATGGGCCGAATTAAAATCCGCACTCCACACGATTATGGAAATTTCTGACCTTTGCAATAAAGCGTTTCAAGCTGCAGAGCCTTGGAAAACCATAAAAGAAAATAAAAAAATCGCAGACGACGTTCTTTTTAACCTTGCTTACATCATAAAAGATTTGATGATAATGATTCAGCCATTTTTGCCTCAGTATTCGCAGGTGATTGCAGGTTATTTTGGCAAAAAAATATACACTTCAACTTTTGCAAATCCTGGTGCAAGCGATGCTTTGGTTTGGGCAGATTTAGGAAAAACCGAAGGCTTAGATAAAATTTCTGAAACTTCTGTGTATTTTACTCCGTTAGACAACAAGACAGTGGATTCCTTTAAAGCAAAATTTGCAGGCAATCAGACAGAACGCAAAGAAGGTAAAAAAGAGAAAAAAACAAAACAACAGGAACCCGCATTTTTACCAGTTGTAGAGCAAGCAAGCTATTTTAATTCAAAAATTGAACTTACAGTTGCAAAAATTGTCGATGTAAAACCTAATCCAGAAGGCGAAAAACTCTACATCGAAACTTTAGACGACGGTTCAGGAAGCCCCCGCACGATTCAATCTGGATTGAGAATGTACCTAAAAGAAGAAGATTTATTGGGCAAAAATGTCGTAATCGTTTCTAATCTTGCTCCAAGAACTATGAGAGGCGTAGAAAGCCGAGGGATGTTGCTTGCTGGCGATTATAAACAAGGTGATAAGGACTGCGTTGAAGTTTTAGATGTTTTTTGGGCAAAACCTGGAACAAAAATTGTCTTAGAAGGAGAAACTCCTTGTGCAGAAAAAAAAGAAGAAATTTCTGGAGATGATTTTTTCAAAGTGGAAATAAAAGCAGTTGACGGCTTTGTTCAACTTGCAGGCAAAAAACTCTTAGCCGACGGAAAAGAGATAAAAACTTTGAAAGCGTTAAATTCTCAGATTGGTTAA